From the genome of Rhizobacter sp. AJA081-3:
GGCCGCCCTTCACGTATTCGATGAAGTTGGCGGCGGAGGCCGGCGCCTTGGCGTCGTCGAGCTCGATCGTGATCTCGCCCTTGCTCGTCTGCAGTAGGACCTTGGTGCTCATCTCATTTCTCCAGGGTGGCTTTGGTGATGGTCACGGGCTCGTTCGGCACGTTCTGGTACGGGCCCTTGTTGCCGGTGGGCACGACGCGGATCTTGTCGACCACGTCCATGCCGGCGACGACCTTGCCGAACACGGCGTAGCCGTTGCCGTCCTGCGACTGCGCGGCGTTCAGGAAGGCGTTGTCGCGCACGTTGATGAAGAACTGTGCCGTCGCCGAGTTCGGGTCGCCGCGGCGCGCCATGGCCACCGTGCCGCGCACGTTGTCCAGGCCGTTGCGGCTTTCCAGCGGAATCGACGCGCGGGTAGGCTTCTCCTGCAGGTCGGCTGTCATGCCGCCGCCCTGGATCATGAAGTTCGGGATGACGCGGTGGAACACCGTGCCGTCGTAGTGCCCCGCCTTCACGTACTCGACGAAATTGGCCACCGTCTTGGGCGCCTTCGCGGCATCGAGCTCGATGACGATGTCGCCGGCGCTGGTGGCGAGCTTGACCTTCTGCGCTTGGGCGGCGAGGTGGGTACCGAGCGCCAGCGAGGCAATGGCCAGGGCATGGCAGATTCGTCGGACATTCATCGGGAGGAAACTCCTTCGGTGGGGGACTTCGGATTCAGGGTGTGGCGCGAGCCGGCACCTTGAGCAGTTGCCGCAACAGCGCGAGCTTGGCGGGCACGGTGCTGTTGGCGGGATCGAGCTGGAGCACACGGCCATAGGCGCGCATCGCCAGCATGAGCTGCACGTCGCCCATGTTTTCGTGGGCCAGCGCCAGGTTCGGGTTGGCGCGCAAGGCCTGGTCGAGCGAGGCTTTCGCGCCCTCGTAGTCGCCCGCGGCGGCCTTCAGCGTGGCGAGGTTGTTGTAGGGTTCGGGCAGTTCGGGATAGTCCTCGACCAGCCGCTCGAACGTGCTCATTGCCTCGGTGCCGCGGCGCGTCTCGGCCTGCATCACGCCGACGGCAAAGCGCATCTGCGCATCCTTCGGCTTGGCCGCCAGGTATTTCTCGGCGCGCTGCATCGCCTGATCCGTCTGGCCGGCTGCGTGAAGGCGCTGCACCTCGGCCAGCTCGTCGGCCCGCGCCACGCCGCAACCCGTCAGGCCGGCGAACGCCAGGCAGATCAGCCAGGAACGGGAATGCCTCATCGTGAAGGGAGCGCGGGGAGGGCGGTGCAAGGACACTGCGGTTTGCCTCGGAGCCGGGCTCCGGGCGGTCCCGCTATACTGATTTCATTGTAGTTCAGGGCCCTCGACCGGACGCGTCGCAGGGCCGTATCGGCCGCACTCACCAGTGTGGCCGATCCCCGACATGAATCATCCCGCGGCGGCTCGCACCAGCCCCGCGGCGAACCCGCCGAACGGCCCATGACGCTGCGCATCCACAACACGCTCTCGCGGGACATCGAGACCTTCACGCCGATCGACCCGAACCACGTGCGCATGTACGTGTGCGGGATGACGATCTACGACCTGTGCCACGTGGGCCACGCGCGCTTCCTGCTCGTGTTCGACATGGTCTACCGCTGGCTGCGCACGCTGGGCTACGAAGTCACCTATGTGCGCAACATCACCGACATCGACGACAAGATCATCAAGCGTGCCGTCGAGCGCGGCATTCCGATCCGCCAGCTGACGGCCGAGATGACCGAGGCGATGCACCAGGACATCGCACAACTCGGCGTGCTGCCGCCCTCGCACGAGCCGCGCGCCACCGAATTCGTGCCGCAGATGCTCGAGATGATC
Proteins encoded in this window:
- a CDS encoding tetratricopeptide repeat protein — protein: MRHSRSWLICLAFAGLTGCGVARADELAEVQRLHAAGQTDQAMQRAEKYLAAKPKDAQMRFAVGVMQAETRRGTEAMSTFERLVEDYPELPEPYNNLATLKAAAGDYEGAKASLDQALRANPNLALAHENMGDVQLMLAMRAYGRVLQLDPANSTVPAKLALLRQLLKVPARATP
- a CDS encoding peptidylprolyl isomerase; this encodes MNVRRICHALAIASLALGTHLAAQAQKVKLATSAGDIVIELDAAKAPKTVANFVEYVKAGHYDGTVFHRVIPNFMIQGGGMTADLQEKPTRASIPLESRNGLDNVRGTVAMARRGDPNSATAQFFINVRDNAFLNAAQSQDGNGYAVFGKVVAGMDVVDKIRVVPTGNKGPYQNVPNEPVTITKATLEK